The Cohnella abietis genome has a segment encoding these proteins:
- a CDS encoding AraC family transcriptional regulator yields the protein MNKFIYKKSASITALSASMTDFSYKKHAHQEYAIGVTLRGIQEYNLDGSLQLSHQNGIMLFNPEQAHDGMAHDRSGLDYVMLYFEPQLLLEVIEKKDIVRFSTPIVYDARLEQRILRLSDAILRGKDDDLCTELFLSLTDSLVQSELSTDDKKESAMIRKAKDMLRSNLEHVLKLDEISSELQLSKFQFIRLFKAHTGISPYQYFLNSKIERAKQLIEQSRDIYFAVAACGFVDLTHLNKHFKYVYGTTAFEYLSLIK from the coding sequence ATGAACAAATTTATATATAAAAAGTCTGCTAGCATAACAGCGTTGTCGGCAAGTATGACGGATTTCAGCTATAAAAAGCATGCTCATCAGGAGTATGCCATCGGTGTGACGTTACGTGGAATTCAAGAGTACAACTTAGATGGTAGCTTACAATTATCGCATCAGAATGGTATCATGCTTTTTAATCCGGAGCAGGCCCATGATGGAATGGCACACGATAGATCAGGCTTGGATTACGTCATGCTATATTTTGAGCCCCAATTACTTTTGGAGGTAATAGAAAAAAAAGATATTGTACGGTTTTCAACTCCGATTGTATACGATGCTCGGCTTGAGCAAAGAATATTACGTCTTTCCGATGCCATCCTAAGGGGAAAAGACGATGATTTGTGTACCGAATTATTCTTATCCCTGACAGATAGCCTCGTTCAATCAGAGCTTTCGACTGACGATAAGAAAGAAAGCGCGATGATCCGCAAGGCTAAGGATATGCTCCGGTCTAACCTGGAACATGTTCTTAAGCTTGATGAGATTAGTAGCGAGCTTCAGTTATCCAAGTTTCAGTTTATCCGATTGTTTAAGGCACATACTGGAATTTCACCCTACCAATACTTTCTTAATAGTAAAATCGAACGCGCCAAGCAGTTAATTGAACAAAGTAGAGATATATATTTTGCAGTAGCTGCATGTGGTTTTGTGGATTTAACTCATCTAAATAAACACTTCAAATACGTGTATGGAACTACAGCGTTTGAATATTTGTCACTAATAAAATGA
- a CDS encoding TetR/AcrR family transcriptional regulator: MSGTRHQKHQLQSISLLKQALVDLIIENGTSDKITVSEISARADLNRGTFYTHFKDKTELLDALFNDAIEGIKLALTSPYKNVNRVELSSVVPSTILLCKHIELHKRLFKALNMVHTSPNLFDRLEQMHWDLFTKEIQVEHSNALNTDYEIMISFNHMR, from the coding sequence TTGAGTGGTACACGACACCAAAAACATCAATTACAGTCGATTAGTCTTCTTAAACAGGCATTAGTTGACCTTATTATAGAAAATGGGACATCCGATAAAATAACAGTTAGCGAAATATCTGCTAGGGCAGATTTGAATAGAGGAACCTTTTACACACATTTCAAGGATAAAACGGAGCTACTAGATGCTCTATTTAATGATGCTATTGAAGGGATTAAACTAGCTCTAACCTCTCCCTATAAAAATGTAAATCGAGTTGAATTAAGCTCTGTCGTGCCATCTACTATATTGCTATGTAAGCATATTGAGCTACATAAGCGCCTCTTTAAGGCTCTGAACATGGTGCATACCTCGCCAAATCTATTTGACCGCTTAGAGCAAATGCACTGGGATCTTTTTACGAAAGAAATACAAGTCGAGCATTCAAACGCTCTAAATACCGATTATGAGATTATGATCAGCTTCAATCACATGCGATAG
- a CDS encoding response regulator, whose amino-acid sequence MNRIRVLIADDHPVFRYGLRALLLAEASTVEVVGEATTGEEAVSMAARCLPDVILMDLNMPGLNGIEATSRILASTPKIGILVLTMFDDDESIFAAMRAGARGYLLKGAEGDEAIRAIVSASKGEAIFSPAIANRLFGYFERPGRRLPESPARPFPELTAREREILTLIAQGYTNPAIAERLVLSPKTVRNHVSIIFSKLQVAGRSQAIVLARESGLTKD is encoded by the coding sequence GTGAATCGTATACGTGTCCTTATCGCTGACGATCATCCGGTGTTTCGATATGGTTTGCGCGCTCTGTTGCTGGCGGAAGCGTCAACGGTTGAGGTAGTCGGAGAAGCCACCACGGGTGAGGAAGCAGTCTCCATGGCGGCACGCTGCTTGCCAGACGTTATTTTGATGGACTTAAACATGCCTGGGCTGAATGGAATTGAGGCGACGAGCCGCATATTAGCTTCAACACCGAAAATAGGTATATTGGTGCTTACGATGTTCGACGACGATGAGTCGATCTTTGCAGCTATGCGCGCGGGGGCGCGCGGCTATCTGCTCAAAGGTGCGGAAGGAGACGAGGCCATTCGCGCAATTGTGTCAGCTAGCAAGGGGGAAGCCATTTTCAGCCCTGCCATTGCGAACCGCTTGTTCGGCTATTTCGAGCGTCCGGGGCGACGTCTGCCTGAAAGCCCTGCCCGCCCATTTCCTGAGTTGACAGCTCGCGAGCGTGAAATTCTAACTCTGATTGCCCAGGGATATACGAATCCAGCAATTGCCGAGCGCCTCGTGCTTAGTCCCAAGACCGTAAGAAATCACGTTTCTATCATATTCAGCAAGCTACAAGTAGCCGGGCGGTCACAAGCGATCGTACTGGCAAGAGAAAGCGGTTTGACAAAGGATTGA
- a CDS encoding sensor histidine kinase produces the protein MTESAQGITRRASNVLRFLWLLAVLFDLYILIFNYPKFAASLFTSCSDVTGISCNRFQIQDSQLPALVKYGISLQGYAIYALFCDMIASLCMIGTGLLIFWRKPAERMSLFVSLVLITFGSFGMNEIHIMQDPPFAIMLISMLFIILKWPALGLFFCTFPDGRFVPRWSWMLLFLFVMQLGFFILLPYPYNIENWPPLLSSLEVLLVYGSVASTQVYRFFAVASPQQKQQIKWLAFGFGTSVLLMVIMNLLPTIFTTLHQPESLYQLEGPLTTMLVYLPLPVGIGIALLRYRLWDIDVVINRTLVYVVFSACILCLYVLVVFGASSLLQVHNNLIFSALATALIAVIMQPMRTRLQQAVNRLMFGDRVDPYRALSNLGKKLEESLPADALLPKIVESVAYALRLPHVAIVWNRTQKAVAVDPIRRAVSYGAFKDSESDLRIPLVHQGEQVGELILSPRQRGEELSSADLRLVRDLVPQIGIAVHSARLTDDLRRLTDDLQRSRERLVTTREEERRRLRRDLHDGLGPMLSSQTFTLSAIKKQLRDKPDVAETLLTDAIAHTQEAISDIRRLVYALRPPALDDLGLLAALQEQIAQYQTSGIDMELDAPDSLPPLPAAIEIACYRIVQEALTNIVRHAHATAASVKLRVHDALIVELIDNGQGLPPATRAGVGFRSMHERAEELGGICIIGNLPHSGTRVYAKLPFLYVKSEDIERVKRGEIV, from the coding sequence GTGACTGAATCAGCACAAGGGATAACGAGAAGAGCTTCAAATGTATTACGTTTCCTTTGGCTGCTTGCGGTTCTCTTTGACCTCTATATTCTGATATTCAATTACCCGAAGTTTGCCGCCTCGCTTTTTACTTCTTGTTCAGACGTAACCGGTATAAGCTGTAACAGGTTTCAAATACAAGATTCACAATTGCCCGCACTCGTAAAGTACGGGATCTCGCTCCAAGGGTATGCGATTTATGCTCTGTTTTGCGATATGATTGCTTCTCTTTGTATGATTGGGACGGGATTGTTAATCTTCTGGCGAAAACCGGCGGAACGTATGAGCCTGTTTGTTTCACTGGTATTGATCACCTTCGGCTCATTTGGTATGAATGAAATTCATATCATGCAGGACCCGCCTTTCGCGATCATGTTGATTAGCATGTTGTTTATCATTCTAAAATGGCCTGCGCTCGGTCTGTTTTTCTGCACATTCCCGGATGGGCGCTTCGTTCCACGCTGGTCTTGGATGCTACTGTTTCTTTTTGTGATGCAATTGGGTTTCTTCATTTTATTGCCGTATCCTTATAACATCGAAAATTGGCCCCCATTGCTAAGTAGCTTGGAGGTGCTACTGGTTTACGGAAGCGTGGCTTCCACGCAAGTTTATCGTTTTTTTGCCGTCGCTTCTCCTCAGCAGAAACAGCAAATTAAATGGCTGGCATTCGGATTCGGAACATCTGTGCTTTTGATGGTTATCATGAACCTCCTCCCCACAATCTTTACCACTCTCCATCAACCGGAGTCGCTCTATCAGCTTGAAGGCCCGCTTACGACGATGCTCGTTTATCTTCCTTTACCAGTCGGCATCGGTATTGCCTTGCTGCGTTACCGGCTATGGGATATCGATGTCGTTATCAATCGGACTTTGGTCTATGTGGTATTTTCGGCTTGCATCCTCTGTTTGTACGTTCTTGTTGTTTTTGGCGCCAGCTCCCTTCTACAAGTGCATAACAATCTAATATTTTCCGCGCTGGCTACTGCCTTGATCGCAGTGATCATGCAACCGATGCGTACACGATTACAACAGGCTGTGAATCGGTTGATGTTCGGCGACCGTGTCGATCCGTACCGCGCGCTTTCTAACCTTGGGAAAAAGCTTGAAGAGTCGCTCCCCGCCGATGCCCTCCTTCCCAAAATAGTCGAAAGTGTGGCGTATGCACTTAGACTCCCGCATGTGGCCATCGTTTGGAATCGAACTCAAAAAGCAGTTGCTGTAGATCCTATCCGGAGGGCCGTATCTTATGGTGCCTTCAAGGACAGCGAATCTGATTTGCGAATTCCCTTGGTTCACCAGGGGGAACAGGTTGGCGAGCTTATTCTTTCACCACGCCAGCGGGGAGAAGAACTATCATCGGCTGATCTTCGTTTGGTTCGCGACTTGGTTCCGCAGATCGGCATCGCGGTCCATTCTGCCCGGTTAACCGATGACCTACGACGTCTGACGGACGATTTACAGCGTTCACGTGAGCGGCTCGTAACTACACGCGAGGAGGAGCGGCGCCGTCTTCGCCGAGACTTGCACGACGGTCTGGGTCCCATGCTTTCAAGCCAAACGTTTACGTTATCAGCGATCAAGAAACAGTTACGGGATAAACCGGACGTTGCAGAGACTCTTTTAACCGATGCGATAGCTCATACCCAAGAAGCAATTTCCGATATTCGCCGTTTGGTTTATGCGCTTCGTCCACCTGCACTTGATGATTTGGGACTGTTGGCTGCCTTGCAGGAGCAGATTGCACAATATCAAACAAGCGGTATCGACATGGAGCTTGACGCACCGGATTCACTCCCACCGCTGCCAGCGGCGATAGAAATTGCTTGTTACCGGATTGTTCAGGAAGCGTTGACCAATATAGTCCGTCATGCTCATGCCACTGCGGCTTCAGTTAAATTACGTGTACATGACGCTCTGATTGTCGAATTAATCGACAATGGACAAGGATTGCCGCCGGCGACACGCGCGGGTGTCGGCTTCCGTTCGATGCATGAACGAGCAGAAGAATTGGGCGGTATATGCATCATCGGGAATTTGCCGCATTCAGGAACGAGGGTGTACGCCAAATTGCCTTTTTTGTACGTAAAGAGTGAAGATATCGAGCGAGTTAAGAGAGGAGAGATCGTGTAG
- a CDS encoding TetR-like C-terminal domain-containing protein, producing the protein MAGVIKYWIRGDFKYSAEYMCDQITTLVSKPITAMIMKNNL; encoded by the coding sequence ATAGCGGGCGTTATAAAATATTGGATACGCGGGGACTTTAAATATTCTGCGGAATATATGTGTGATCAAATAACAACTCTAGTCTCTAAGCCGATTACCGCTATGATTATGAAAAATAATCTTTAA
- a CDS encoding acyltransferase family protein: protein MKQRLDYLDNLRTALTILLICFHTAIAYGAAGSWILVDVDTNEINITSIVLTIFTAVCQAFFMGLFFFISAYFIPASFDRKGGKQFIRDRLIRLGIPLLVYYFFIGPMTVWFAQFHGKETIVEFYRSYVWSFKYTFFGPAWFLEASIYFALLYALYRIVFRKSIGNAIRIRFPSSRIILFATIALGLVAFVIRLVYPTGKGPLELQLGYFPSYIFLFVIGIIAYRNGWLDQIPEKLRRTWKWIGIGAIPVLPIALIATGGLEGDLKFEGGLNMQALSYAMWEPFVCMGIVITLLTWFKRQYNKAGKFLKWLSNNAYTVYLIHPPIIVGWTMAFQTVALPPFVKWILVSVLSIVACFGMGSVIRFIPGIKRIL from the coding sequence ATGAAGCAACGTCTTGACTATCTAGATAATTTAAGAACTGCATTAACAATACTGCTCATATGTTTTCACACGGCAATAGCTTATGGAGCGGCAGGATCTTGGATTTTAGTGGATGTTGACACAAACGAGATAAATATTACTAGTATAGTGCTTACTATTTTTACAGCAGTATGCCAAGCCTTTTTTATGGGGCTATTTTTCTTCATCTCTGCCTATTTCATTCCTGCCTCGTTCGATCGTAAAGGGGGCAAACAGTTTATTAGAGATAGACTCATTCGTCTTGGTATTCCATTGCTTGTCTATTATTTTTTTATCGGCCCGATGACAGTTTGGTTCGCTCAATTCCATGGTAAAGAAACAATTGTTGAGTTTTATAGAAGCTATGTTTGGAGCTTTAAATACACGTTTTTTGGTCCTGCTTGGTTTCTGGAGGCGTCCATATATTTTGCGCTATTATATGCTTTGTATCGTATCGTTTTTAGAAAATCTATCGGGAATGCCATTCGAATTAGATTCCCGAGTAGCAGGATTATTTTGTTTGCTACTATTGCTCTTGGCCTCGTAGCTTTTGTAATTCGTCTCGTTTATCCAACGGGTAAGGGACCTCTAGAATTACAGCTCGGCTATTTTCCCTCGTACATATTTTTGTTTGTGATAGGGATTATTGCCTACCGCAATGGTTGGTTAGATCAGATTCCTGAAAAACTGAGGAGAACATGGAAATGGATTGGCATTGGTGCCATTCCCGTACTTCCGATCGCATTGATTGCCACAGGAGGGCTTGAAGGGGATCTTAAGTTTGAAGGGGGGCTCAACATGCAAGCGTTGTCCTATGCAATGTGGGAGCCATTTGTTTGTATGGGGATTGTTATTACGCTACTTACGTGGTTTAAGAGACAATATAATAAAGCAGGCAAGTTCCTTAAATGGTTGTCCAACAATGCTTATACTGTCTATCTTATCCACCCTCCAATTATTGTAGGGTGGACGATGGCTTTTCAGACAGTCGCATTACCGCCTTTTGTTAAATGGATTCTTGTATCGGTTCTAAGTATTGTAGCTTGTTTTGGAATGGGAAGTGTTATTCGCTTTATTCCAGGGATTAAACGTATTTTATGA
- a CDS encoding SRPBCC family protein yields MSSKSNMQDIVITREFNYPVELVWKAWTDPSLVMQWWGPSYYTSPRCKIDFREGGKFVFSMLAPAEQGGLESFSAGVYKKIVPMERLEFNQYLSDEDGNEIDPSQLGLTDFPKNIEFIIEFIAKGNQTELKITEFGWSESQMRKFAIMGMNQSLDKLIKYFDSLPS; encoded by the coding sequence ATGAGTTCAAAATCTAATATGCAAGACATTGTCATTACGCGTGAATTTAACTACCCGGTGGAATTGGTGTGGAAAGCATGGACAGACCCTTCTCTGGTCATGCAATGGTGGGGCCCTTCGTATTATACATCTCCTCGGTGTAAAATCGATTTTCGTGAAGGTGGGAAATTTGTGTTCAGCATGCTTGCACCGGCAGAACAAGGTGGCCTAGAGTCGTTCTCGGCCGGCGTCTACAAAAAAATCGTGCCGATGGAACGGCTTGAATTCAACCAGTATCTATCTGACGAGGACGGCAACGAGATTGACCCGTCTCAACTAGGCCTCACCGATTTCCCGAAGAACATCGAATTCATTATTGAGTTTATTGCCAAGGGTAATCAAACGGAGTTGAAGATTACGGAATTTGGGTGGTCGGAGAGTCAGATGCGTAAATTCGCAATTATGGGGATGAATCAGTCACTCGATAAACTTATAAAATATTTTGATTCTTTGCCTTCTTAA
- a CDS encoding LysE family translocator has translation MDITSFLLYCIIATFTPGPTNIVILSTVHNHGTNRAITYTYGATIGFGLLLATSAILNTILITFIPKITFFMQIIGSGFMLYLAYLISRIDTSNPVASQSGSFLSGILMQFLNPKVVLFTLTVIPTFIMPNYSSSAAMTISVMVITIIGFSAFMTWVLFGSIFKKFLQKHFKIVNVLMAISLVYASIMIWL, from the coding sequence ATGGATATTACATCTTTTTTGCTTTACTGTATTATTGCTACGTTTACACCTGGGCCTACGAATATTGTCATATTATCTACCGTACATAATCATGGTACGAATAGGGCGATAACCTATACGTATGGAGCAACCATTGGTTTTGGTTTATTACTTGCTACGTCTGCTATACTGAATACAATTCTCATTACGTTTATACCGAAAATAACTTTTTTCATGCAGATCATCGGAAGCGGCTTTATGCTCTACCTCGCTTATCTGATTTCCAGAATAGATACATCTAACCCAGTCGCAAGCCAATCGGGCTCTTTTTTATCAGGAATACTTATGCAGTTTCTTAATCCGAAGGTAGTGCTTTTTACATTGACTGTAATTCCAACTTTTATTATGCCCAACTATAGCTCAAGCGCTGCTATGACAATAAGCGTCATGGTTATCACGATAATCGGTTTTTCTGCATTTATGACATGGGTGCTTTTCGGTTCGATTTTCAAGAAGTTTTTACAGAAGCATTTCAAGATTGTAAATGTATTAATGGCGATATCTCTCGTGTATGCTTCGATCATGATTTGGCTTTAG